The DNA sequence AGGGGCACGGGGACGAGGACATGGCGGCGGCGTACTTCGCGAGCTTCGCGGAGGACTTCGAAGCGGACAAGACCTCGGAGTGAGCCGTGCGACCCTTGCCCCATGACTGCCGACGTCCCCCCGCCTGACGGCGTCCCCCCGGCTGAAGACGTCCCCCCGTCCGACGACATGCCCCTGCTCGTGATCGTCGACGCCGCGAACGTCGTCGGGTCGGTGCCCGACGGATGGTGGCGGGACCGGCGGGGGGCCGCGGAGCGGCTGCGGGACCGGTTGGCGGCGGACGGAGTGCCGGGGCGTGCGGGGCCCGTTGAGATCGTGCTCGTGGTCGAGGGGGCCGCCCGGGGCGTGGAGAGCGTGCCGGGGGTGCGGGTGGAGTCCGCCGCCGGGAGCGGCGACGACCACATGGTCGAGCTGGTCGCGCGGGCGGACGGACGGCCCGTCCTTGTGGTGACCGCGGACCGGGAACTGCGGCGGCGGGTGTCCGAGTTGGGGGCGGACGTGGCAGGGCCGCGCACGGTCCGGCCGTAGCCGGCTGCCGTACGCGGCCCTTGCAGCCGTCGGTTCCGCCTATGCGGTGTCCCCGGGCTCCCTCTTGCCCACTTCGGCCACGGTCGTCTCCTCGTTCCGTCCGAGGCGGCTGTGGGAACGGCCGTAGAGGAAGTACATGACCGAGCCGATGGCCATCCAGATGGCGAACCGGACCCATGTCTCGGCAGGCAGGTTGATCATCAGCCACAGCGAGGCCAGCACCGACAGGATCGGGAGGAACGGCACCCACGGGGTGCGGAAGGACCGGTGCAGGTCGGGGCGGGTCTTGCGGAGGATGATCACGCCGATCGCCACGACCACGAAGGCGAACAGCGTGCCGATGTTCACCAGCGCGGCGAGTTCGGTCAGCGGGGTGAAGCCGGCCAGGACCGCGATGATCACGCCGAGCAGGATCGTCGGCCGGTGCGGCGTCTTGAACCGGGGGTGGACGTGCGAGAAGAAGCGGGGCAGCAGTCCGTCCCGGCTCATCGCGAAGAAGACACGGGTCTGGCCGAGGAGCAGGATCATGCAGACCGTCGTCAGGCCGACCGCGGCGCCGAAGCTGATGAAGCCCGCGAACCAGGGATGCCCGGTGTCCTTGAACGCGTCGGCGAGCGGGGCGTCCACGGACAGCCGGCTGTAGTGCTGCATGCCCGTGACGACGATCGACACGAGGACGTACAGCGTGGTGCAGATCACGAGTGAGCCGATGATGCCGCGCGGCATGTCGCG is a window from the Streptomyces sp. NBC_00299 genome containing:
- a CDS encoding NTP pyrophosphohydrolase, translating into MPLLVIVDAANVVGSVPDGWWRDRRGAAERLRDRLAADGVPGRAGPVEIVLVVEGAARGVESVPGVRVESAAGSGDDHMVELVARADGRPVLVVTADRELRRRVSELGADVAGPRTVRP